The following is a genomic window from Halobacterium sp. R2-5.
CTGGCCCTCTCGACGAGCTCGTCCGGCGACGGGTCGCTCTCCGGGTTTTCCACCACGGCGACAGTCACCTCGTCGCCCGTCTCCACCGCCCGCTCGACGGTCTCGTGGAGCGCGTCCAGGGAGTCGTCCGCACCGCCGATGCCCAACAGCACTTTCATAGTCGGACTGTCAGCGCGGCCAATGAAAAGGATTCGGCTGGGAGACCGTGACCGGAGGGACCTGTCTCCGAATACGCGAGCGGGGACTTCTCGCTGCACCGCGCCGCTCGCGGGTCGCTGCGTTCCCCGTTCGCCGTTCGGGGACTTCTCGCGACGCTCGAAGTCCCCGGCGACACGCTTTTGCGCTCAACCCGGCAACGCTCCCTCATGCCCGAACGCGCTTCTCCCGCAGACTGGGACCTCACGCCGGCCGTCGAGCCGGCGGAGGGCCCGTCCGACGACACCGACGACGTGCCCGAGGACGTCCGCGAGTACCGGCGGTTCTCGAAGATGGACGGTGCGCAGTACGACCGCGTTAACGAGTTCCTCCGGGACCGGACCTACATCACGGCCCGCGAGTGGGCGATAGCGCGGCTCTGCGCGGACTTCCGCACGGAAACCGGCGTGGAGATGACGAAGATCGGGGAGAACCTCCCGGAGCTCGTGCCGTTCATGACGGACACGTACAGCCCGCAGGCGGTCAACCAGGCGCGGTCGGCGTTCGAGGACAAGGTCCGGATGG
Proteins encoded in this region:
- a CDS encoding DUF5806 family protein, which gives rise to MPERASPADWDLTPAVEPAEGPSDDTDDVPEDVREYRRFSKMDGAQYDRVNEFLRDRTYITAREWAIARLCADFRTETGVEMTKIGENLPELVPFMTDTYSPQAVNQARSAFEDKVRMAGATFLYGAMSGFFTADELDDLMYEVTEVAKFLLEVEGVDLAVEEELEAEERISSVMRDVRSASDELRHDGTECPNCGHTIDADATADD